In one window of Bacteroidota bacterium DNA:
- a CDS encoding membrane protein insertion efficiency factor YidD: MKAFITIVFLLLNSQLFFALAQSEEEIDLLKNIFESHVQKQDYNFVEESDNSTEFVFTQLFKFYKLFISSQDNKSCGFHPSCSVYAIQSIHHQGSLVGIINAFDRLTRCNGLSPEHYILKEELHLLEDDVRNIKYEYVK; this comes from the coding sequence ATGAAAGCTTTTATAACTATTGTCTTCCTGTTGCTAAATAGTCAGCTTTTTTTTGCATTGGCTCAATCAGAAGAGGAAATTGATTTATTAAAAAATATTTTTGAGTCTCATGTCCAAAAACAAGACTATAATTTTGTTGAAGAAAGTGATAATTCTACAGAATTTGTCTTTACACAATTGTTCAAATTTTATAAACTATTCATCTCTTCTCAGGATAATAAATCTTGCGGATTTCATCCTTCTTGTTCGGTTTATGCAATTCAATCAATTCACCATCAGGGAAGCTTGGTCGGTATCATCAACGCATTTGACAGACTAACCCGATGTAATGGTTTAAGTCCTGAGCATTATATTTTAAAGGAAGAATTACATCTTTTGGAAGATGATGTTCGAAATATTAAATATGAATATGTTAAATAG
- a CDS encoding tetratricopeptide repeat protein, whose translation MKKYFLHIILSICSFSGFSQDIQGTLTFADSLFATQNYEYAIKNYKRVLFFGDDKLNEIIQPKLANCFLLLDDYEKALFHYNLAYSYTSNDSLSNEYLFKRVLIYIIQNKPYSALQELYNISVDSSAIQFKRREFFHAVIDFQNNQFESAENHFLYAQNDTIKANQIIALFDQYNLNKPKTKTARILSMFIPGAGQLYAGDVKNAANSLILTSGLTLLFIVTTKNYSLLDAFISVLPWINRYYVGGFTSAGHIAAQKIEEKKQKLYHEILLLF comes from the coding sequence TTGAAAAAGTATTTTCTACATATTATCCTTAGTATATGTTCTTTTAGTGGTTTTTCACAAGATATTCAGGGCACATTAACATTTGCAGATAGTTTGTTTGCCACGCAGAATTATGAATACGCCATTAAAAACTATAAACGAGTTTTATTCTTTGGCGATGACAAATTAAATGAGATAATTCAACCTAAACTGGCAAATTGTTTTTTATTATTGGATGATTATGAAAAAGCTTTATTCCATTATAACTTAGCATATTCTTATACTTCAAATGATAGTTTATCAAATGAATACCTCTTCAAACGTGTATTGATCTATATTATTCAAAATAAGCCCTATTCTGCATTGCAGGAACTTTACAATATCAGTGTAGACAGTTCTGCCATTCAATTCAAAAGGAGAGAGTTTTTCCATGCAGTAATCGATTTTCAAAACAATCAATTTGAAAGTGCGGAAAATCATTTTTTATATGCTCAAAATGATACAATTAAAGCAAATCAAATTATTGCACTATTCGACCAATATAATTTAAACAAACCAAAGACTAAAACAGCTCGAATATTGAGCATGTTTATACCTGGTGCGGGACAGTTATATGCTGGTGATGTTAAAAACGCAGCGAATTCATTAATACTCACTTCTGGCTTAACCCTTCTATTTATTGTAACAACAAAAAACTATTCACTACTTGATGCATTCATTAGCGTACTACCATGGATAAATCGATATTATGTTGGAGGCTTTACATCGGCTGGGCATATTGCTGCTCAAAAAATCGAAGAAAAAAAGCAAAAGCTATATCATGAAATACTGTTGTTATTTTAG
- a CDS encoding MFS transporter gives MKLNNRKLVNAWIFYDWANSVFPLVITAAIFPPFYEEVTKQADGSDLVYFWGLTIKNSVLYSYSFSFSFLITAFLSPLLSGIADYSGNKKTYMRFFVLLGSLSCIILFFFDGSNIPLGLLGIILGNIGFNGSLVFYNAYLKEIVTDDELDKVSAKGYSVGYFGGFILLVMNLALIMNADKLGIESKVLPYQLSFLSVGIWWFLFSQYTFYHLPKNTGNSTEKGNYILNGFREINKVFKQLKHQSVIRKFLVGFFFYSMGVQTVLYMASFFGAKVLNVSTQGLIISILLIQLVAMLGAQLFARLSLKFGNIKALLIALAFWVITCVTAYFIYKPEGFYLLAAMVGLVMGGIQSLSRSTYSKLIPKQTTDTASYFSFYEFSEKIAIVLGIAAYGLIEDISGSMRNSILMLILFFVAGFIALSFVKIKKA, from the coding sequence ATTAAACTAAATAATAGGAAGCTTGTTAACGCATGGATATTTTATGATTGGGCAAATTCCGTTTTTCCTCTAGTTATTACAGCTGCGATATTTCCTCCATTTTACGAAGAAGTAACCAAACAGGCTGATGGTAGCGATTTGGTTTATTTTTGGGGTTTAACCATTAAAAACTCGGTTCTCTATTCCTATTCGTTTTCTTTCTCTTTTCTCATTACAGCCTTTTTATCACCTTTGCTTTCTGGTATTGCAGACTATTCGGGCAACAAGAAAACATATATGCGTTTTTTTGTTCTCTTGGGCTCTTTGTCATGTATAATTTTATTTTTCTTTGATGGTAGCAACATCCCACTTGGGTTATTAGGCATCATATTAGGCAACATTGGATTTAATGGAAGTCTTGTTTTCTATAATGCCTATCTGAAAGAAATTGTTACTGATGATGAGTTGGATAAAGTTAGTGCTAAAGGCTATTCTGTTGGCTATTTTGGTGGATTTATACTTTTGGTTATGAATCTGGCATTAATAATGAATGCTGATAAATTGGGTATTGAAAGCAAAGTTCTTCCATACCAACTCTCTTTTCTATCTGTTGGCATTTGGTGGTTTCTTTTTTCACAATATACTTTTTATCATTTACCAAAAAACACAGGAAATTCTACTGAAAAGGGCAATTACATCTTAAATGGATTTAGAGAAATAAATAAAGTTTTTAAGCAATTAAAACATCAGTCTGTTATTCGAAAATTTTTAGTTGGATTTTTCTTTTATAGTATGGGAGTACAAACAGTTCTATATATGGCCTCATTTTTTGGAGCTAAAGTACTAAATGTTTCCACTCAAGGTCTAATCATCTCCATTTTACTAATACAATTAGTTGCCATGCTTGGAGCTCAATTATTTGCCCGACTCTCTTTGAAATTCGGAAACATTAAGGCTCTGCTTATTGCATTGGCATTTTGGGTTATTACTTGTGTCACAGCATATTTTATTTACAAACCTGAAGGTTTCTATCTTTTAGCGGCTATGGTGGGTTTAGTTATGGGGGGTATACAAAGCTTATCTCGATCCACTTATTCGAAATTAATTCCAAAACAAACTACAGACACTGCTTCCTATTTCAGTTTTTATGAATTCTCGGAGAAGATAGCCATCGTTCTAGGAATTGCCGCCTATGGATTAATTGAAGACATTAGTGGTTCGATGAGGAATTCTATCTTAATGCTAATTCTATTTTTCGTTGCTGGATTTATTGCATTATCATTCGTGAAAATAAAAAAAGCATAA
- a CDS encoding DUF4292 domain-containing protein: MKYVTLYLFVFASYFFATKAYSQYYFRIESDISIKTKINDESSNLTIGKAYYNRTLEKLVYSIRFPENEIWLIEDSLMYTIVDNNLIRKQSIIPLLQYTIFNLVLEGKLSDFGLEKSQYKISKVETDKDLIITTWTSPSHLKKQYGHIVTSTKNKDLYGVVIFDPSGNILSKQLFKKYKQIEGIRFPEEIIQVVYSDGKESYQLITFKNVQINNLQNESFYNYCLPVAK; encoded by the coding sequence ATGAAATACGTCACTTTATATCTATTCGTATTTGCCAGCTATTTTTTTGCGACAAAAGCATATTCCCAGTATTATTTTAGAATAGAAAGTGATATTAGTATTAAAACTAAAATTAATGATGAAAGCAGTAATTTAACAATCGGAAAAGCCTACTACAACCGAACTCTTGAAAAACTTGTATATAGTATCAGGTTCCCAGAAAATGAAATATGGTTGATTGAAGATAGCCTGATGTATACTATAGTAGATAATAACTTGATCAGAAAACAAAGCATTATTCCCCTGCTACAATACACAATATTCAATTTGGTTCTGGAAGGAAAGCTTTCTGACTTTGGGCTTGAAAAAAGCCAGTATAAAATATCCAAAGTTGAGACTGATAAAGACTTAATTATAACCACATGGACAAGTCCTTCTCATTTAAAAAAGCAATATGGGCATATTGTTACATCAACTAAAAACAAGGATTTATATGGAGTTGTTATTTTTGATCCTTCAGGAAATATATTGAGTAAACAGTTATTCAAAAAATATAAACAGATTGAAGGTATTCGATTCCCTGAAGAGATTATTCAAGTAGTTTATTCGGATGGAAAAGAGTCGTATCAACTTATTACATTTAAAAATGTTCAAATAAATAATTTGCAAAATGAAAGCTTTTATAACTATTGTCTTCCTGTTGCTAAATAG
- a CDS encoding sigma 54-interacting transcriptional regulator: MNQNSAFDFLHLKIDTVPDAVFWIASDSAVVGVNDVACTQMGYSKIELLSMKIDHISTDYLNISWEDLWSKIRIEKTLLFETRHVRKNGDIFPVEIRTNYVEYAGKEFVSCFVRDITAFKEVERKSKETSRILEAMFQAIPDSLGIIDADFGIQYYNNAALKLFGITQNDYKDKKCFELLHEDAPCKECLNLKTFKTGHLHIAEKYIERLSLWLDIRSYPIRDDQGNVIKVIEHIRDISFKKKSENELKRTYEELVKSEQDTRLSHFEIDRAAEAILLINKKGSLVRINDVACSWLGFSRDELLNMTIFNINPNYDKNSWKTLWKKVIDKKVTTYETTHFTSGRKEIPMEVTSNYLLFEGEEYIVSFCRDIQERKQAEKQIQNAISEIESLKNRLEAENLYLQDEIKLTHNFDEIITQNSTFRKVLTNVEKVASTDSTVLLLGETGTGKELIARAVHDISNWMDRPLVKVNCAALPASLIESELFGYEKGAFTGALTQKIGRFELADKGTIFLDEIGELPLELQPKLLRVIQDGEFERLGNPRTMKVNVRIIAATNRDLSKEVKLKTFRADLFYRLNVFPITVPPLRDRKEDIPLLINHFIIKYSSRIGKKIDSIPHKTMATLQKYNWPGNVRELENLIERALIISKGKVLEIGDWFSESHTELNDDINDLEHVEREHIIKILLSTHYKIRGENGAAKILGLKPTTLEARMKKLNISKE; the protein is encoded by the coding sequence ATGAATCAAAATAGTGCTTTCGATTTTCTTCATCTTAAGATAGATACAGTGCCTGATGCTGTATTTTGGATTGCGTCTGACTCTGCAGTTGTAGGTGTTAATGATGTGGCCTGTACACAAATGGGATATAGTAAAATCGAATTATTATCGATGAAGATTGACCATATTAGTACAGATTATTTAAATATTAGTTGGGAAGATTTATGGAGTAAAATTAGAATTGAAAAAACACTATTGTTTGAAACACGACATGTGCGAAAAAATGGTGATATTTTTCCTGTTGAAATACGGACAAACTATGTGGAGTATGCAGGTAAAGAATTTGTAAGCTGTTTTGTAAGAGATATTACTGCCTTCAAAGAAGTAGAAAGAAAATCCAAAGAAACAAGTAGAATATTAGAGGCTATGTTTCAAGCAATTCCGGATTCATTAGGTATTATTGATGCTGATTTTGGTATTCAATATTATAATAATGCTGCGCTAAAGTTATTTGGTATTACCCAAAATGATTATAAAGACAAGAAATGCTTTGAGCTTCTTCATGAGGATGCACCATGTAAGGAATGTCTTAATTTAAAAACATTTAAAACCGGCCATCTTCATATTGCAGAAAAGTATATAGAGCGTTTAAGCTTGTGGCTTGATATTAGGTCATATCCGATTAGGGATGATCAAGGAAATGTCATTAAAGTTATTGAACATATTCGAGACATTAGTTTTAAGAAGAAGTCTGAAAATGAGTTGAAAAGGACCTATGAGGAATTAGTAAAGTCTGAACAGGATACTCGCCTCTCTCATTTTGAGATTGACCGGGCTGCTGAGGCTATTTTGCTCATCAATAAAAAAGGAAGCTTAGTTCGAATCAATGATGTAGCATGTAGTTGGTTGGGATTTAGTAGGGATGAACTGCTGAATATGACCATTTTTAATATCAATCCGAATTACGATAAAAACAGCTGGAAAACTTTATGGAAAAAAGTTATCGATAAAAAGGTAACCACATATGAAACTACACATTTTACGAGTGGTCGGAAAGAAATTCCAATGGAAGTCACGTCTAATTACTTGTTATTTGAAGGTGAGGAATATATTGTTAGTTTTTGTCGTGATATTCAGGAGAGAAAGCAAGCAGAAAAACAAATTCAAAATGCTATTTCTGAGATAGAAAGTTTAAAAAATCGATTAGAAGCTGAAAATTTGTACTTACAAGATGAGATTAAGCTTACTCATAATTTTGATGAAATTATTACTCAAAACAGCACCTTTAGAAAAGTACTAACCAATGTTGAAAAAGTTGCTTCTACTGATTCAACAGTTTTGTTATTAGGAGAAACAGGAACAGGAAAAGAACTAATAGCCAGAGCAGTTCATGATATTAGTAATTGGATGGATCGGCCACTGGTAAAAGTAAATTGTGCAGCTCTTCCTGCCAGCTTAATCGAAAGCGAATTATTTGGCTATGAAAAAGGCGCTTTCACAGGGGCACTTACGCAAAAAATTGGTCGTTTTGAGTTGGCAGATAAAGGAACTATCTTTTTAGATGAAATAGGGGAATTGCCTCTGGAATTACAACCTAAATTATTACGCGTTATTCAAGATGGAGAGTTTGAACGATTAGGTAATCCAAGAACAATGAAAGTTAATGTTCGGATTATTGCAGCTACAAATAGAGATCTTTCTAAAGAGGTTAAGCTAAAAACATTTCGGGCAGATTTGTTTTATCGATTGAATGTGTTTCCTATTACAGTTCCGCCCCTGAGAGACAGAAAAGAAGATATCCCTTTATTAATCAATCATTTTATTATTAAATATTCCTCGCGTATTGGAAAAAAAATCGATTCAATTCCTCATAAAACTATGGCTACATTGCAAAAATATAATTGGCCAGGAAATGTGAGAGAATTGGAAAACCTGATTGAAAGAGCATTGATAATTAGCAAAGGCAAAGTTCTTGAGATTGGAGATTGGTTTTCTGAATCTCATACAGAATTAAATGATGATATAAATGATTTAGAGCATGTGGAGCGCGAGCATATTATCAAAATTCTACTATCTACTCATTACAAAATTCGAGGTGAAAATGGTGCAGCAAAAATTTTGGGATTAAAGCCCACTACTCTTGAAGCCCGAATGAAAAAACTCAATATTTCAAAAGAATAG